From Paraburkholderia fungorum, the proteins below share one genomic window:
- a CDS encoding sulfite exporter TauE/SafE family protein: protein MSHFNLADGILGGALHTLDLYALLGIVAALLLGGMVKGIVSIGVPLVAMPILSQFLPIKAAVLLLSMPIILGNIPQALEGGEMLPTIRRIAAPLIGTIVGNLVGVMVLISLAPHRAQAAAGALLMVAALLLLASPRLTLSPKWAKPAGLILGFGAALMESIASVPGPLLAMYLIATGATGKAFTKQIAIILVVSIITLVVAFSGGAHASWSDLAISACASVPVIAGILLVRPLRDRLPPGAFRVLVLVFVAMAAAQMIWKSGIFHA from the coding sequence ATGTCTCATTTCAATTTAGCCGACGGCATTCTCGGCGGCGCCCTGCACACGCTCGATCTCTACGCGTTGCTCGGCATCGTCGCTGCGCTTCTGCTCGGCGGGATGGTCAAGGGGATCGTCAGCATCGGCGTGCCGCTCGTCGCCATGCCGATCCTGAGCCAGTTTCTGCCGATCAAGGCAGCCGTGTTACTGCTGTCGATGCCGATCATCCTCGGCAATATTCCGCAGGCGCTGGAAGGCGGTGAGATGCTCCCCACCATCCGCCGGATTGCCGCGCCGCTGATCGGCACGATCGTCGGTAACCTGGTCGGCGTGATGGTGCTGATCTCGCTCGCACCGCATCGCGCTCAGGCGGCCGCCGGGGCGTTGCTGATGGTCGCGGCGCTGCTGTTGCTCGCGTCGCCACGGCTGACGTTGTCGCCGAAATGGGCGAAGCCTGCTGGGCTCATACTGGGATTCGGTGCGGCGCTGATGGAGAGCATCGCCTCCGTGCCCGGCCCTTTGCTGGCGATGTATCTGATCGCGACCGGCGCGACGGGCAAGGCGTTCACGAAGCAGATTGCGATCATTCTCGTGGTGTCGATCATTACGCTGGTCGTCGCGTTCAGCGGCGGTGCGCATGCGAGCTGGAGCGATCTGGCGATCTCGGCCTGCGCGAGCGTGCCGGTCATTGCAGGCATTCTGCTGGTGCGTCCGCTGCGGGATCGTCTGCCGCCGGGTGCCTTCCGGGTGCTGGTTCTGGTGTTCGTGGCGATGGCCGCCGCGCAGATGATCTGGAAATCGGGGATTTTTCACGCGTAG
- a CDS encoding acyltransferase family protein, with protein sequence MNNRIAGFDGLRAIAVLMVFFQHRLFGDIGEIGHLGVWIFFALSGFLIIGILSGQRARIEAGGTRFGAELKRFLFRRTVRIFPIYYLMLVVMCVLMAFGFASPELASGMPFHFAYLSNIWIGSVLHSWPGRYSHLWSLAIEEQFYLVVAPLLLLLATRRHRAACWAIVALGLFSLLAMRAAHWQEITIYTHPLTNFWLLALGGIGGLMVAGKHQQARTRAWLGHGITLFVVCLALVALCATEPTWSQVDNPLLFTAISGAYGVCIAALVGSIACCRNAVVIGFLETRWLVSFGRISYGFYLYHNLIPDLTRNRHAEALFGGTVPMWAHAAGIVASFAISLAIAVLSWRLIEEPVLRLKTRSRAQPDAAQPVTMPARGTSSAARAERRLREDSTASDVV encoded by the coding sequence ATGAACAACAGGATTGCCGGCTTCGACGGATTGCGCGCCATCGCAGTCCTGATGGTATTTTTTCAGCACCGCCTGTTTGGCGACATCGGCGAGATCGGCCATCTCGGCGTCTGGATTTTCTTCGCGCTGAGCGGTTTTCTGATCATCGGCATTCTGTCCGGACAACGCGCGCGGATCGAAGCGGGCGGCACCCGCTTCGGCGCGGAACTCAAGCGCTTCCTGTTTCGCCGGACCGTGCGCATCTTTCCGATTTACTACCTGATGCTGGTGGTGATGTGCGTGCTGATGGCTTTCGGATTCGCGAGTCCCGAACTCGCGAGCGGCATGCCGTTTCACTTCGCGTATCTGTCGAATATCTGGATCGGCTCCGTGTTGCATTCGTGGCCGGGACGCTACTCGCATTTGTGGAGTCTCGCGATCGAGGAACAGTTTTATCTGGTGGTCGCGCCGCTATTGCTGCTGCTCGCGACGCGGCGGCATCGCGCGGCGTGCTGGGCGATCGTCGCGCTCGGCCTGTTTTCGTTACTGGCGATGCGTGCCGCGCATTGGCAGGAGATCACGATCTACACGCATCCGTTGACGAACTTCTGGCTGCTTGCGCTGGGAGGAATCGGCGGATTGATGGTCGCGGGAAAACATCAGCAGGCGCGAACGCGCGCGTGGCTCGGTCACGGCATCACGCTGTTTGTGGTGTGTCTTGCACTGGTCGCGCTGTGCGCCACCGAGCCGACGTGGAGTCAGGTGGACAACCCGTTGTTGTTCACAGCGATTAGCGGCGCGTACGGGGTCTGCATTGCGGCGCTCGTGGGTTCCATTGCGTGCTGCCGCAACGCGGTGGTGATCGGCTTTCTCGAAACGCGCTGGCTGGTGAGCTTTGGACGCATCAGCTACGGCTTCTATCTCTATCACAATCTGATACCCGACCTGACCCGCAACCGTCACGCAGAAGCGCTGTTCGGCGGCACGGTGCCGATGTGGGCGCATGCGGCGGGTATCGTCGCGTCGTTTGCGATCTCGCTGGCGATAGCGGTTCTGTCGTGGCGGCTGATCGAGGAACCCGTGCTGCGACTCAAGACGCGCTCGCGTGCACAGCCTGACGCCGCCCAACCAGTGACGATGCCAGCGCGCGGAACCTCGTCAGCCGCACGCGCCGAACGCAGACTGCGCGAAGACAGCACCGCTTCGGACGTGGTGTAA
- a CDS encoding OpgC domain-containing protein, translating to MAIRHARTGGSPAGGRSIEVDFFRGLVLIVIVLDHIPGSTLSHLMLHAYAMCDSAEVFVFLGGYASAAAYTAVLAGRGESAAKMRFVRRCWEIYRAYLLTAVLTLVSGALLALLHLNPPMVELSGWPPFAGQPLRQAFDIAVLRRQPYLSSVLPMYVIFALCVPFVVPLARRASVLALALSVAIWALARPLASLFSIDDMSDWAFNPFAWQLMFVFGVLCRVQPVSESFHTSRAARWLTRAAIVAALTFAIVKLFVLTQPLPGTLKQNLSVDRVINFIVIAWLAAQLVRMGGIAWLAQRLPAVVTVGRTGLVCFVAGTLVSLIVDTATPHMFHGFRGVLVGLGGDLVAIGAVLMIARGWSGWKSQQAAAPANNGAGAG from the coding sequence ATGGCAATCCGTCACGCTCGCACCGGAGGAAGTCCCGCTGGGGGACGTTCGATCGAAGTGGATTTCTTTCGCGGCCTCGTGCTGATCGTGATCGTGCTCGACCATATTCCGGGCAGCACGCTATCGCATCTGATGTTGCACGCGTACGCGATGTGCGATTCCGCGGAAGTGTTCGTGTTCCTCGGCGGCTATGCGTCGGCGGCGGCTTATACGGCGGTGCTCGCGGGCCGTGGCGAGAGCGCGGCGAAGATGCGCTTCGTCCGACGCTGCTGGGAAATCTATCGCGCGTATCTGTTGACGGCCGTGCTGACGCTCGTGTCGGGCGCGCTCCTTGCGCTGTTGCATCTGAACCCGCCGATGGTCGAGTTGAGCGGCTGGCCGCCGTTCGCCGGCCAGCCGCTGCGTCAGGCGTTCGACATCGCCGTGTTGCGGCGTCAACCGTATCTGTCGAGCGTGTTGCCCATGTACGTGATATTCGCGCTCTGCGTGCCGTTCGTGGTGCCGCTCGCGCGCCGCGCGTCGGTGCTGGCGCTCGCATTGAGCGTGGCGATCTGGGCGCTGGCGCGTCCGCTAGCCTCGTTATTCAGCATTGACGATATGTCCGACTGGGCTTTTAATCCGTTTGCGTGGCAGCTGATGTTCGTATTCGGCGTACTGTGCCGCGTGCAGCCTGTCAGCGAAAGTTTTCACACGAGCCGCGCCGCGCGCTGGCTGACGCGTGCGGCAATCGTCGCCGCGCTGACCTTCGCAATCGTCAAACTTTTCGTGCTGACGCAACCGTTGCCCGGCACGCTTAAACAGAACCTTTCCGTGGACCGCGTGATCAACTTCATCGTCATTGCCTGGCTCGCCGCGCAGTTGGTGCGTATGGGTGGCATTGCGTGGCTTGCGCAGCGGCTGCCTGCGGTCGTCACGGTCGGGCGCACAGGGCTGGTTTGTTTCGTCGCCGGTACGCTGGTTTCGCTGATCGTCGATACCGCCACGCCGCACATGTTTCATGGCTTTCGCGGCGTGCTGGTTGGACTCGGCGGCGATCTGGTCGCGATCGGCGCGGTGCTGATGATCGCGCGCGGCTGGAGCGGCTGGAAAAGCCAGCAGGCGGCTGCGCCCGCCAACAACGGCGCGGGTGCCGGATGA
- a CDS encoding tannase/feruloyl esterase family alpha/beta hydrolase, whose product MTVRWRRPRLTANARMARAFSWFAPVVVSIGIGTASCLLAEPAFAASGDTPLAMHCTDLAGAAVSAELIGLPTAGAQIETAAMVGATAQGNQQGGEYCRITGRIKALEATTPDIRFDLNLPRRWNGRALQIGGGGYNGVVVSGTGVMPFSPNRAPLAQGYATFGDDSGHVGDSSLAVFGLVDEAVTNFGYAHLKKTHDVALALIARAYGKPPQRMYFAGGSTGGREGYTVMQRYPDDYDGVIANSPALNFSGVRLLGVKLGNAEYGTPGGFIPPPLLEHVYQRTLAVCDRLDGAADGIVSNVEACRKQEADIIESLRCTAGSASADECLTDPQLATLLVMRDGLSLPYKLAWDVGGYRGYNIFQGTHLTGMLGLAHQPGRLPVPTFFDNGYLFAQGDGYVRYFVTRDARFDSLKLDPQRPGKYRAQLVALSQTIGAMNPDLSRYIARGGKLITLQGLADEVISPNQTIGYYEALMDRFGADQVNGFMRLYMVPGFQHGGGVFIPSVDLLGALDNWVTHGVAPETLTATDIAAATNGRSRPLCRYPLFPRYVGKGNVNLAGSFTCAEP is encoded by the coding sequence ATGACGGTGCGATGGCGCCGCCCACGTTTGACAGCCAATGCTCGGATGGCCCGCGCGTTCTCCTGGTTCGCTCCCGTTGTCGTGTCGATCGGTATTGGCACGGCTTCGTGTCTGCTCGCTGAGCCCGCTTTCGCCGCGTCTGGCGATACACCGCTCGCCATGCATTGCACCGACCTGGCCGGCGCGGCGGTGTCCGCTGAACTCATCGGATTGCCGACTGCGGGCGCGCAGATCGAAACCGCAGCAATGGTGGGCGCGACCGCGCAGGGCAACCAGCAGGGCGGCGAATATTGCCGCATAACCGGCCGCATCAAGGCGCTCGAAGCGACCACGCCCGATATCCGTTTCGATCTGAATCTGCCGCGTCGCTGGAATGGTCGCGCGTTGCAGATTGGCGGTGGGGGTTACAACGGCGTGGTCGTCAGCGGCACGGGTGTGATGCCGTTCTCGCCGAACCGCGCGCCGCTCGCGCAAGGCTATGCGACGTTCGGCGACGACTCGGGGCACGTCGGCGATTCGTCGCTCGCGGTGTTCGGTCTGGTCGACGAGGCGGTGACGAATTTCGGTTACGCACATCTGAAGAAAACGCACGACGTCGCGCTCGCACTGATTGCGCGCGCGTACGGCAAGCCGCCGCAGCGGATGTATTTCGCCGGTGGCTCGACCGGCGGCCGCGAAGGCTACACCGTAATGCAGCGCTATCCCGACGACTACGACGGCGTGATCGCTAACTCGCCAGCGCTGAATTTTTCGGGTGTGAGGCTGCTCGGCGTGAAACTCGGCAACGCCGAATACGGCACACCTGGCGGCTTCATTCCGCCGCCGTTGCTGGAGCATGTTTATCAGCGAACGCTTGCGGTGTGCGACCGGCTCGATGGCGCAGCCGATGGCATCGTCAGCAATGTCGAGGCTTGCCGCAAGCAGGAAGCGGACATCATCGAGTCGCTGCGTTGCACTGCCGGTTCAGCCTCAGCCGATGAATGCCTCACGGACCCGCAACTCGCGACCTTGCTCGTGATGCGCGACGGTCTGAGCCTGCCGTACAAACTCGCGTGGGATGTCGGCGGCTATCGCGGCTACAACATTTTTCAGGGCACGCATCTGACGGGAATGCTGGGGCTCGCGCATCAACCCGGGCGCTTGCCGGTGCCGACGTTTTTCGATAACGGCTATCTGTTCGCGCAAGGTGACGGTTATGTCCGCTACTTCGTCACGCGCGATGCACGTTTCGATTCGCTCAAATTGGATCCGCAACGGCCGGGCAAATATCGCGCGCAACTGGTCGCGCTGTCGCAGACGATCGGCGCGATGAATCCCGACCTGTCGCGCTACATCGCGCGCGGCGGCAAGCTCATCACATTGCAAGGTCTCGCCGACGAAGTCATCAGCCCGAATCAGACCATCGGCTACTACGAGGCGCTGATGGATCGCTTCGGCGCGGATCAGGTGAATGGATTCATGCGGCTTTATATGGTGCCGGGTTTTCAGCACGGTGGCGGCGTGTTCATTCCTTCGGTCGATCTGCTGGGCGCGCTCGATAACTGGGTGACGCACGGCGTTGCGCCTGAAACGTTGACGGCCACCGATATCGCCGCGGCGACCAATGGACGCTCGCGTCCGTTGTGCCGTTATCCGCTGTTTCCGCGCTATGTGGGCAAGGGGAATGTGAATCTTGCCGGTAGCTTTACTTGCGCGGAGCCGTGA
- a CDS encoding ABC transporter ATP-binding protein — protein MQPIVSVKNLSKTYASGFHALKNINLAINPGEIFALLGPNGAGKTTLISIICGIVNASEGSVTVDGRNIATDYRGARSLIGLVPQELTTDSFETVWATVSFSRGLFGKPKNPAYIEKVLRDLSLWEKRDSKIITLSGGMKRRVLIAKALSHEPRVLFLDEPTAGVDVELRRDMWKLVRSLAESGVTIILTTHYIDEAEQMADRIGVISAGEIMLVEEKTELMRKLGKKQLTLQLESPLAQVPPSLAGYALGLEKGGNELIYTYEGEGGRTDIIALLKALDDAGIRFKDLHTTQSSLEDIFVSLLRGGQ, from the coding sequence ATGCAGCCAATCGTCTCGGTCAAGAACCTGTCGAAAACCTATGCCAGCGGTTTTCATGCGCTAAAAAATATCAATCTGGCGATCAACCCCGGAGAAATCTTTGCGTTGCTCGGGCCGAACGGCGCGGGCAAAACGACCCTCATCAGCATCATCTGCGGCATCGTCAACGCGAGCGAAGGCAGCGTGACGGTGGACGGCCGCAACATCGCCACCGACTATCGCGGTGCCCGCTCGCTGATCGGCCTCGTGCCGCAGGAGCTAACCACCGACTCGTTCGAAACCGTCTGGGCGACCGTGTCGTTCAGCCGTGGGCTATTCGGCAAGCCGAAGAATCCGGCGTATATCGAGAAGGTTTTGCGCGATCTGTCGTTGTGGGAAAAGCGCGACAGCAAGATCATCACGCTGTCGGGCGGCATGAAGCGGCGAGTGCTGATCGCGAAGGCGCTGTCGCACGAACCGCGCGTGCTGTTTCTCGACGAACCGACCGCCGGCGTCGACGTCGAATTGCGGCGCGATATGTGGAAGCTGGTGCGCTCGCTGGCCGAAAGCGGCGTGACGATCATCCTCACCACGCACTACATCGACGAAGCGGAGCAGATGGCCGACCGCATCGGCGTGATCAGTGCGGGCGAAATCATGCTGGTCGAAGAAAAGACCGAGTTGATGCGCAAGCTCGGCAAGAAGCAGTTGACGCTGCAACTCGAGAGCCCGCTCGCGCAGGTGCCGCCGTCGCTGGCCGGTTATGCGCTGGGTCTGGAGAAGGGCGGCAACGAATTGATCTATACGTATGAAGGCGAGGGCGGCCGCACCGACATCATCGCGCTGCTGAAGGCGCTCGATGACGCCGGCATCCGCTTCAAGGATCTGCACACCACGCAGAGTTCGCTTGAAGATATCTTCGTCAGTCTGCTCCGGGGTGGTCAATGA
- a CDS encoding ABC transporter permease, which produces MNIHAIRAIYKFEMARTWRTLMQSIIAPVISTSLYFVVFGAAIGSRIKEVDGISYGSFIVPGLIMLSLLSQSISNASFGIYFPRFTGTIYELLSAPVSYLEIVVSYVGAAATKSILLGLIILATAGLFVPLQIQHPFWMMLFLVLTAVTFSLLGFIIGIWADSFEKLQLVPLLIITPLTFLGGSFYSVNMLPDFWRVVTLFNPIVYLVSGFRWSFFGLADVNVGISLAMTALFLAVFLLIVGWIFRTGYRLKS; this is translated from the coding sequence ATGAATATTCACGCAATCCGCGCGATCTACAAGTTCGAGATGGCGCGCACCTGGCGCACGTTGATGCAGAGCATCATCGCGCCGGTGATTTCAACGTCGCTCTATTTCGTCGTGTTCGGCGCGGCAATCGGCTCGCGCATCAAGGAAGTGGACGGCATCAGTTACGGCTCGTTCATCGTGCCGGGGCTGATCATGTTGTCGCTGCTGTCGCAGAGCATTTCGAATGCGTCGTTCGGCATCTACTTTCCGCGCTTCACGGGCACGATTTACGAGTTGCTGTCTGCGCCGGTCTCGTATCTGGAGATCGTCGTGAGTTACGTGGGCGCGGCCGCCACCAAATCGATCCTGCTCGGGCTGATCATTCTTGCCACGGCGGGGTTGTTCGTGCCGCTGCAAATCCAGCATCCGTTCTGGATGATGCTTTTTCTCGTGCTCACGGCGGTGACCTTCAGCCTGCTCGGGTTCATCATCGGCATATGGGCGGATAGTTTCGAGAAGCTGCAACTCGTGCCGCTGCTGATCATTACACCGTTGACCTTTCTCGGTGGAAGCTTCTACTCGGTCAACATGCTTCCCGATTTCTGGCGCGTCGTGACGCTGTTCAATCCGATCGTTTATCTCGTCAGCGGCTTTCGATGGAGCTTTTTCGGACTCGCCGATGTGAACGTCGGCATCAGCCTCGCGATGACCGCGCTGTTTCTCGCGGTGTTTCTGCTGATCGTGGGCTGGATCTTCAGAACGGGTTATCGCTTGAAAAGCTGA
- a CDS encoding helix-turn-helix transcriptional regulator encodes MEHECDTLPHWLTGPPQGEAGHASAACNPAVSAQPAYPAGTRQPGASAHAAEASGIPETATRTAAGAGAAPKGFLTLFTEEEIGTPSPATRRSAPFISPLGRFNNAQDRIDFVRRRIKQLGFDSFSYTATRTSAHHKTMFVLSSYESQTWLTRYFRERYFELDPRVALASPTGMPLLWNTADLRADLPRAQLRSERLGGLIDMLEATGRKSGILTRMPLPEPELSASLCFNSEIGNPRWMTESIVAETLMFAHTIHEFIWTHAKSAIGIAPAQQQPVALSELQHAVLKGVVQGQRDKEIAYFLGLSPHNVDYHLRRLRQLFNVRNRVQLINVAQAYVS; translated from the coding sequence ATGGAACACGAATGCGATACGCTGCCGCATTGGCTGACCGGCCCGCCGCAAGGCGAAGCCGGGCACGCATCGGCAGCCTGTAACCCTGCGGTGTCCGCCCAACCGGCCTACCCGGCCGGCACGCGGCAACCGGGGGCGTCAGCCCACGCGGCTGAAGCATCGGGCATCCCGGAAACCGCGACCCGCACCGCAGCGGGTGCGGGGGCGGCGCCCAAAGGCTTTCTCACGCTCTTCACCGAGGAGGAGATCGGCACGCCGTCGCCGGCTACACGGCGCAGTGCGCCGTTCATCAGTCCGCTTGGCCGGTTCAACAATGCGCAGGACCGCATCGACTTCGTGCGGCGGCGCATCAAACAGCTGGGTTTCGACTCGTTCAGCTATACGGCGACGCGCACGTCCGCGCATCACAAGACGATGTTCGTGCTCAGCAGCTACGAATCGCAGACCTGGCTCACGCGCTATTTCCGCGAGCGCTATTTCGAACTGGACCCGCGGGTGGCGCTGGCGTCGCCGACCGGCATGCCGTTGCTGTGGAATACCGCCGATTTGCGCGCCGACCTGCCGCGCGCGCAACTGCGCAGCGAACGGCTTGGCGGTTTGATCGACATGCTGGAGGCCACCGGCCGCAAAAGCGGGATTCTCACGCGAATGCCGCTGCCCGAGCCGGAACTGAGCGCGAGCCTGTGCTTCAACTCGGAGATCGGCAACCCGCGCTGGATGACGGAGTCGATCGTCGCCGAAACGCTGATGTTCGCGCACACGATCCACGAATTCATCTGGACGCATGCGAAAAGCGCGATCGGCATCGCGCCCGCCCAGCAGCAGCCCGTTGCGTTGAGCGAGTTGCAGCATGCGGTGTTGAAGGGGGTCGTACAGGGTCAGCGTGACAAGGAAATTGCGTATTTCCTCGGACTGTCGCCGCATAACGTCGACTATCACCTGCGTCGGTTGCGGCAGTTGTTCAACGTGCGCAATCGCGTGCAGTTGATCAATGTCGCGCAGGCTTATGTGTCGTAG
- a CDS encoding helix-turn-helix domain-containing protein yields MLSFSGSCAGREKLAGLGSIHFARLFRLETGETNEAPHEFVTRLRLEESARLLRTTCQTVLQIAIAVGFGGTSHFSARCGRDDDVIPLADRLPACRMNARRTERPGRKGTGIAAGSSASANHARFAVCCALRGLQTTNFRGGEWLDLA; encoded by the coding sequence TTGCTATCATTTTCGGGTTCTTGCGCTGGCCGTGAAAAACTGGCCGGACTGGGCAGTATCCATTTCGCGCGCCTGTTTCGTCTTGAGACCGGCGAGACCAACGAGGCGCCGCACGAATTCGTCACGCGTTTGCGGCTTGAAGAATCGGCGAGGCTGCTGCGGACCACCTGTCAGACCGTGCTGCAGATTGCAATTGCGGTGGGTTTCGGGGGCACCAGCCACTTCTCCGCGCGGTGCGGGCGTGACGATGACGTGATTCCACTGGCTGATCGGCTACCCGCTTGCAGGATGAACGCCCGGCGAACAGAGCGACCGGGTCGCAAGGGTACGGGCATCGCAGCCGGTTCGTCTGCGTCAGCAAATCACGCGCGTTTCGCAGTTTGCTGCGCATTGCGTGGCTTGCAAACTACGAACTTTCGTGGCGGCGAGTGGTTAGACCTGGCATGA
- a CDS encoding DUF3830 family protein, with amino-acid sequence MTRLRITSCGHEFIAETHPDAPDTVAAFMKLLPYRQKIIHVRWSGEGCWVPLGDFKLENDGVAVSFENHTSHPSVGDILFYPGGYSETEIILAYGSCCFASKMGQLAGNHFLTIVEGREKLRELGTKVLWEGAQEVLFEKI; translated from the coding sequence ATGACCCGACTCCGAATCACGTCCTGCGGCCACGAATTCATTGCCGAAACCCATCCCGACGCGCCCGACACCGTCGCCGCGTTCATGAAGCTGCTGCCGTACCGCCAGAAGATCATTCACGTGCGATGGAGCGGCGAGGGCTGCTGGGTGCCGCTCGGCGATTTCAAGCTGGAAAACGACGGCGTCGCGGTCAGCTTCGAGAATCACACGAGCCATCCGTCGGTCGGCGACATTCTGTTTTACCCGGGCGGCTACAGCGAGACCGAGATCATTCTCGCGTACGGCTCCTGCTGCTTTGCGAGCAAGATGGGGCAACTGGCGGGCAACCATTTCCTGACTATCGTCGAAGGCCGCGAGAAGCTGCGCGAACTCGGCACCAAGGTGTTGTGGGAAGGCGCGCAGGAAGTGCTGTTCGAAAAAATCTGA
- a CDS encoding sensor histidine kinase produces the protein MPDSPLSPLAAFAAHLRQHQVDLTERWMKAVFHDADLTESDRLTYEQLADHIPNILDEICSVLENQDLDHVETAIERDARLHGKLRWKQGYRIDELVRELDLFRQMLTGAIVEYSETRPSFTRRHEERARHFIDEAVSFVTLTSIREVVNERDRKIDDYTGRLERVNHELTLKQRLVGELHESRMQITRSVVHDLRNFLNVFSMALQLMSRAPSKTETALALANRQAADMKTLVDELVEYSVVLGDTSPLALERFALRELFDELAISCEPAIEAKGLRLQTSFDIALTEVVSNRLKLKQVALNLLTNAAKYTRAGQVDLTMTATENDRWRLRVSDTGVGIGAADRERVFKEFERATDDDIPGAGLGLAIVKELCRVLEGEIRFDSQEGEGTVFEITFPMHLQAGES, from the coding sequence ATGCCGGACTCGCCTCTCTCTCCGCTCGCCGCCTTCGCCGCACATCTGCGGCAGCACCAGGTCGATTTGACCGAACGCTGGATGAAGGCCGTCTTTCACGATGCCGATCTGACCGAATCCGACCGGCTCACCTACGAGCAACTCGCCGACCACATCCCGAATATTCTCGACGAGATTTGCAGCGTGCTGGAAAACCAGGACCTCGATCATGTCGAGACCGCCATCGAACGGGACGCGCGGCTGCACGGCAAATTGCGCTGGAAACAGGGCTACCGGATCGACGAACTGGTGCGCGAACTCGACCTGTTCCGGCAGATGCTGACGGGCGCGATCGTCGAATACAGCGAAACGCGGCCGTCGTTCACGCGGCGTCACGAAGAGCGCGCACGGCATTTCATCGACGAGGCCGTGAGTTTCGTCACGCTGACGTCGATCCGCGAGGTCGTCAACGAGCGCGACCGCAAGATCGACGACTACACCGGGCGGCTCGAACGGGTCAATCACGAACTGACGCTCAAGCAGCGGTTGGTCGGCGAACTGCACGAATCGCGGATGCAGATCACGCGCAGTGTCGTGCACGATCTGCGTAACTTTCTCAATGTGTTTTCGATGGCGCTGCAACTGATGAGCCGCGCGCCGTCGAAAACCGAGACCGCGCTCGCACTGGCAAACCGCCAGGCCGCGGATATGAAAACGCTGGTGGACGAACTGGTCGAATATTCAGTCGTACTTGGCGACACCAGCCCGCTCGCGCTGGAACGTTTCGCGCTGCGCGAGCTGTTCGACGAGTTGGCGATCTCGTGCGAGCCCGCCATCGAGGCGAAGGGGCTGCGCCTGCAGACCTCGTTCGACATCGCGCTGACCGAGGTCGTCTCGAACCGGCTGAAGCTCAAACAGGTCGCGCTCAACCTGCTGACCAACGCCGCGAAATACACGCGCGCGGGGCAGGTCGATCTGACCATGACCGCGACGGAAAACGATCGCTGGCGGCTGCGCGTGTCGGATACCGGCGTGGGAATCGGCGCGGCCGACCGCGAGCGGGTATTCAAGGAGTTCGAACGCGCTACCGATGACGATATCCCCGGCGCCGGTCTGGGTCTCGCGATCGTCAAGGAGTTGTGCCGGGTGCTCGAAGGGGAGATCCGCTTCGATTCACAGGAAGGCGAGGGGACGGTCTTCGAGATTACTTTTCCGATGCATCTGCAAGCCGGTGAGTCTTGA